One genomic window of Oryctolagus cuniculus chromosome 11, mOryCun1.1, whole genome shotgun sequence includes the following:
- the LOC100341584 gene encoding zinc finger protein 717-like, with protein sequence MIVFGDLAVYFTWEEWQNMNNAQKILYRDVMLETYETLFSLGHCMTKPDLIFKLEQGAEPWMAEECLNQSLPVAMKEDDLLRNNQESQDKNLNQDVMKTNKSPVLKIVELRKTLNASSRYIPKLIIKTGTYSRMKPKEGNLCHNVYPLSWLDQLQVEEKFDATKLSRNSLQFCQPLSQYHKIQTVKQPFEHIVQGKGFTKKKFCKSDRIHVVEACNKSTITVGKTTHREKVFHENSNLRMCQQTHTREKFYEYIRYVEPAIYQSYLATNWRPHIEKKLYVCKPCGKSFTFKSCHNIHYSTQMQENPNICNEYKETSDQKSDLSRSQKIHTQKKIHECNNCGKAFLCKSSLSKHKRLHTEEKAYECNGCGKVFHQRSNLIMHQRIHTGEKPYECNDCGKAFSQKSSLITHQRIHTGQKPHECNYCGKAFGQKSSLIMHQRTHTREKPYECNHCGKAFGWKSNLIMHQRTHTGEKPYECNDCGKAFGQKSNLITHQRTHTREKIHECNGCGKAFGQKSDLIKHRRIHIGEKCHKCNDCGKAFVLKSSVIRHQRIHTGHKPYECNDCGNAFSQKSDLIKHQRIHTGEKPYKCNDCGKAFGQKSDLIKHQKIHTGEKSHECNDCGKAFSQKSNLIKHQRIHTGEKPHECNECGKAFIQKSNLIKHQRIHRR encoded by the exons ATGATAGTATTTGGAGACTTGGCTGTGTATTtcacctgggaggaatggcagaacatgaacaatgctcagaaaatcctatacagggatgtgatgctggagacctatgAAACCCTGTTTTCCTTGG GGCACTGTatgaccaaacctgacttgatcttcaagttggagcaaggagcagagccatggatggcAGAAGAATGCCTAAATCAGAGCCTTCCAG TTGCCATGAAAGAGGATGACCTGCTTAGGAACAACCAGGAAAGTCAagacaaaaatctgaatcaggatgttATGAAAACTAACAAATCACCAGTTCTCAAGAtagttgaattaagaaaaacacttaatGCAAGTTCAAGATATATTCCAAAACTGATTATCAAAACAGGAACTTATTCAAGAATGAAACCTAAGGAGGGCAATCTATGTCACAATGTGTATCCTCTCAGTTGGCTTGATCAATTACAAGTTGAAGAGAAATTTGATGCCACTAAGTTATCTAGAAACTCTCTCCAATTCTGTCAGCCTCTTAGTCAGTATCACAAGATTCAAACTGTGAAGCAGCCATTTGAACATATAGTACAAGGGAAAGGCTTCACAAAGAAGAAATTCTGTAAATCTGATAGGATTCATGTTGTAGAAGCCTGTAATAAGTCAACCATCACTGTTGGAAAGACAACACATAGAGAAAAAGTTTTCCATGAAAATTCTAACCTCAGAATGTGTCAACAAACCCACACAAGAgagaaattttatgaatatattaggTATGTGGAACCTGCCATTTACCAATCATATCTTGCAACCAATTGGAGACCACATATAGAGAAAAAACTCTATGTatgtaaaccttgtggaaaaTCATTCACTTTTAAGTCCTGCCATAACATCCATTACAGTACTCAAATGCAGGAAAACCCCAATATATGCAATGAATATAAAGAAACCAGtgaccagaagtcagatctcagtAGAAGtcagaaaattcacacacagaagaaaattcatgaatgtaataattgtggaaaagcctttttgtGCAAGTCATCCCTCAGCAAACATAAGAGACTCCACACAGAGGAGAAGGCTTATGAATGTAATGGCTGTGGAAAAGTTTTTCACCAGAGGTCAAACCTtataatgcatcagagaattcacacaggggagaaaccttatgaatgtaatgactgtggaaaagcctttagtcAGAAGTCAAGCCTCATAacgcatcagagaattcacacagggcagaaacctcatgaatgtaactactgtggaaaagcctttggccagaagtcaagcctcataatgcatcagagaactcacacaagggagaaaccttatgaatgtaatcactgtggaaaagcttttggctggaagtcaaacctcataatgcatcagagaactcatacaggggagaaaccttatgaatgtaatgactgtggtaaagcctttggccagaagtcaaacctcataacgcaccagagaactcacacaagagagaaaattcatgaATGTAAtggctgtggaaaagcctttggccaaaaatcagacctcatcaaacatcgGAGAATTCACATAGGGGAGAAGtgtcataaatgtaatgactgtggaaaagcctttgtcCTGAAGTCAAGTGTCATACGACAtcaaagaattcacacagggcataaaccttatgaatgcaatgactgtggaaatgcCTTTAGCCAaaagtcagacctcatcaaacatcaaagaattcacacaggggagaaaccttataaatgtaatgactgtgggaaagcctttggTCAGAAATCAGACCTCAttaaacatcagaaaattcacacaggggagaaatctCATGAATGTAACGACTGTGGAAAAGCTTttagccagaagtcaaacctcatcaaacatcagagaatccacacaggggagaaacctcatgaatgtaatgaatgtggaaaagcctttatccagaagtcaaacctcatcaaACATCAGAGAATCCACAGAAGGTAG